In one window of Heptranchias perlo isolate sHepPer1 chromosome 4, sHepPer1.hap1, whole genome shotgun sequence DNA:
- the kank1a gene encoding KN motif and ankyrin repeat domain-containing protein 1a, whose translation MAHTVINGNVPEKGEGSLNGEDEKDPQSPYSVETPYGFQIDLDFLKYVDDIQRGNTIRKLNIQRKSKVAKTPANPRNTGDQVSGWTSTESLSSSNSEDNKLSPSLFIGARSQHTPQVRGGGIEASPAFLTVQENKLLPPPSPRPAAHNFHVEKTLMETRRRLEQERLIMQSTVGDARRPRFASFGGMGSTNSLASFTGSTGLNQVSPNSQQIHNGFQANGDYNPYFTSSMGSSIRHSPLSSGITTPVTNVTPMHLQHIREQMVVALRRLKELEEQVKTIPILQVKISVLQEEKRQLTAQLKSQKISNQNATCGFRKRSYSAGNADHLEQLLQTKQGGELHIDSEDEMESLEQSSLRMEEFRQLTAEMQALEKKIQDSNDEKQSSGRTCTQPLVKIKEYRSIAVGTDVNMNEIVVYHRSARPFKDVAVRAVVEQTDASVGVTETLLGVTTEAEMEIELQQQTIDALKEKIYRLEVQLKETTHEVEMSKLKLELQVAGSRKKTDKYVMAQPLVSSASVQAVVQMKNQMVGDHVNYCDACVDTQQQTHSTGVTCKPDLQDVAVGPDISMNCWVVHEKVEFQDMGVGRHVVMCDKAMNCGVGISFSDVAINTERSLQDQDLIKMREKVLRTKEFKSIGCGDCSVDVIVCQPKELVSSSTNTIQVNTIDSAVMAVPQTATQQTHADIDRLNQFTNTELVTLTDSTTNTLVSNCNKETNTTVIETRTVAVGDGRVKDINTTVKTRSIGVGTTATYIDLEKSPVKTKDFGVGQLSVNENYLVGLKTRNIGCGTINQQLVTANTKSIGVGDESVFAAKNQDTNPETNPEAESTLNHYVERVQKLLQEQQMLLAENYTELADAFGQPHSQIGSLNSQLINTLTSINSVMKYGSTEEIRNTDIVSPCADTASAITGASTEHISCIQTASSLVASTTLSTIDTQVTNLKIVNPFETLPQQEDTTLQTVLTNQQAASALHVPSSSTGTLKSIMKKKDSPRKHEANGTKKNLQFVGVNGGYETTSSDDSSSDESSSSESDDEFEDQEYSKDDVEVNSEVLPEGPDVCRTEIANVSNEHQVAELEGSEKEADKVEIRERYELSEKVVSACNILKNQLNDPKAMASKDVRLCLNNIQHEWFRVSSQKSAVPTMVEDYLTGFREISPEVLKHVVNMADGNGNTALHYSVSHSNFEIVKLLLDANVCNVNQQNKAGYTPIMLAALAAVENEKDMKIVDELFSQGDVNAKASQAGQTALMLAVSHGRMDMVKALLLCGADVNIQDDEGSTALMCASEHGHVEIVKLLLAQPGCDSTLADSDGSTALSIALEAGHKDIGVLLYAHVNFSKAPSPGTPRLGRKTSPSPTRRSKFD comes from the exons AAAAAGGAGAGGGTTCTTTAAATGGAGAAGATGAAAAGGATCCACAGTCTCCATATTCTGTGGAAACTCCCTACGGTTTCCAAATAGACCTGGATTTTCTTAAATACGTGGATGATATACAAAGAGGAAACACTATAAGGAAACTGAATATTCAAAGAAAGTCCAAAGTGGCTAAAACTCCTGCAAACCCTAGAAACACTGGAGATCAGGTCAGTGGATGGACCTCAACGGAATCCCTGTCCTCCTCCAACAGTGAAGACAACAAATTGTCACCATCCTTATTTATTGGCGCAAGAAGTCAACATACTCCACAAGTAAGAGGTGGTGGTATTGAGGCATCACCAGCATTTTTAACTGTTCAAGAAAATAAACTGTTGCCACCACCTTCACCGAGGCCAGCTGCACACAATTTCCATGTTGAAAAAACTCTGATGGAAACCCGTAGAAGGTTGGAGCAAGAGCGATTGATCATGCAGTCAACTGTTGGAGATGCACGGCGACCTAGGTTTGCAAGCTTTGGAGGTATGGGCTCTACCAACTCCTTGGCTTCATTTACAGGATCCACTGGCCTGAATCAAGTGTCCCCAAATTCTCAGCAAATTCATAATGgtttccaggcaaatggagattaCAATCCTTATTTCACTTCTTCAATGGGCAGTTCTATTCGTCATAGTCCTTTGAGCTCAGGTATCACAACGCCTGTCACAAATGTCACTCCAATGCATCTGCAGCATATCAGAGAGCAAATGGTAGTTGCACTTCGACGACTCAAAGAGCTTGAGGAGCAAGTGAAAACAATTCCGATTCTACAGGTAAAAATTTCAGTGTTACAAGAAGAAAAAAGGCAATTAACAGCACAGCTGAAAAGCCAAAAGATTTCGAATCAGAATGCCACTTGTGGGTTTCGAAAGCGATCCTACAGTGCAGGAAATGCAGATCACTTAGAACAATTACTACAGACTAAGCAGGGAGGAGAACTACACATTGACTCAGAGGATGAAATGGAAAGTTTAGAGCAAAGTTCATTGAGAATGGAAGAGTTCAGGCAACTGACTGCAGAAATGCAGGCTCTTGAAAAAAAGATACAGGACAGTAATGATGAGaagcagagcagtgggaggacGTGCACACAACCTTTGGTGAAAATAAAAGAGTACAGGTCCATAGCTGTAGGAACGGACGTGAACATGAATGAAATTGTGGTTTATCATAGATCTGCAAGACCGTTCAAGGATGTAGCAGTTAGGGCAGTTGTAGAACAGACAGATGCCAGTGTTGGGGTCACTGAGACTCTGTTAGGTGTCACCACAGaggctgagatggagattgagcTGCAGCAGCAGACCATTGATGCACTAAAAGAGAAAATTTACAGGCTTGAGGTGCAGTTAAAGGAAACCACACATGAAGTGGAGATGAGTAAACTGAAATTAGAACTGCAGGTTGCTGGATCTAGGAAAAAGACAGATAAATATGTAATGGCGCAACCACTGGTCTCCAGTGCATCTGTACAAGCAGTAGTACAGATGAAAAACCAAATGGTAGGTGACCATGTAAACTATTGTGATGCTTGCGTAGACACTCAACAGCAAACACACAGCACTGGAGTCACTTGTAAGCCTGATCTTCAAGATGTTGCTGTGGGTCCAGATATATCTATGAACTGCTGGGTTGTACATGAGAAGGTGGAATTTCAGGATATGGGTGTAGGTCGTCATGTTGTAATGTGTGATAAAGCTATGAATTGTGGGGTGGGGATAAGCTTCTCAGATGTGGCCATAAACACAGAACGGTCTCTGCAGGATCAAGATCTTATCAAGATGAGAGAAAAAGTCCTTCGAACCAAGGAATTTAAATCAATCGGGTGTGGCGATTGTTCAGTGGATGTTATTGTTTGCCAACCAAAAGAACTGGTGTCCTCTAGTACGAACACTATACAGGTTAACACAATTGATTCAGCTGTAATGGCAGTACCCCAAACTGCCACCCAACAAACGCATGCAGACATAGATAGATTGAACCAATTCACAAATACTGAGCTAGTAACACTTACAGACTCCACTACCAATACCCTTGTGAGCAATTGCAATAAAGAGACCAACACTACAGTCATTGAAACACGAACTGTAGCTGTGGGAGATGGTAGAGTGAAGGATATCAATACAACTGTTAAAACCCGTTCCATTGGTGTAGGCACGACAGCCACTTATATTGATTTGGAGAAGTCGCCTGTTAAGACCAAAGATTTTGGAGTCGGACAGTTGAGTGTAAATGAGAATTATCTTGTTGGTCTGAAAACGCGAAATATTGGTTGTGGCACAATTAATCAACAACTTGTGACTGCTAATACAAAAAGCATTGGTGTCGGTGATGAGTCTGTGTTTGCTGCAAAAAACCAAGATACTAATCCAGAGACGAATCCAGAGGCAGAATCCACTTTGAACCACTATGTTGAGCGTGTGCAAAAGTTGTTACAGGAACAGCAGATGCTACTGGCTGAAAATTATACTGAACTAGCTGATGCCTTTGGACAGCCCCACTCACAGATTGGGTCCCTCAACTCCCAGCTTATCAATACGTTGACTTCTATCAATTCTGTCATGAAATATGGGAGCACTGAGGAAATAAGGAACACTGACATTGTCAGCCCTTGTGCAGACACTGCGAGTGCTATTACAG GTGCAAGTACTGAGCACATTTCGTGCATCCAAACTGCCAGCAGTCTTGTGGCATCTACGACTTTGTCAACAATAGACACCCAAGTTACAAATTTAAAGATCGTAAACCCTTTTGAAACCTTGCCGCAACAGGAAGATACAACCCTTCAAACTGTTTTAACCAACCAACAAGCAGCCTCTGCACTTCATG tACCTTCTAGCAGTACAGGCACACTGAAATCTATTATGAAGAAGAAGGATAGCCCCAGAAAGCATGAAGCAAATGGCACAAAGAAGAACCTTCAGTTTGTTGGTGTCAATGGAGG GTACGAAACCACGTCCAGCGATGATTCCAGTTCAGATGAAAGCTCATCTTCTGAATCAGATGATGAGTTTGAGGATCAAGAGTATTCTAAGGATGATGTTGAGGTTAATAGTGAAGTGCTGCCAGAAGGACCTGATGTATGTAGGACTGAAATTGCAAACGTATCAAATGAACACCAAGTTGCAGagctggaaggaagtgaaaaagaGGCTGATAAAGTGGAAATAAGGGAGAG GTATGAGTTAAGTGAGAAGGTGGTGTCGGCATGCAATATACTGAAAAACCAGCTCAATGACCCAAAAGCAATGGCAAGCAAAGACGTG AGACTTTGCCTAAACAATATCCAGCATGAATGGTTCCGTGTATCGAGTCAGAAGTCGGCAGTTCCCACCATGGTAGAAGATTACTTGACTGGATTCAGGGAGATTTCACCAGAAGTCTTAAAACATGTAgtcaacatggcagatggaaatgGCAACACAGCCCTTCACTACAGTGTGTCtcattcaaattttgaaattgtgaagTTGCTTCTTGATGCAA ATGTATGCAATGTTAATCAGCAGAACAAGGCTGGCTATACTCCCATCATGCTTGCTGCCCTTGCTGCAGTGGAAAATGAGAAAGACATGAAAATTGTGGATGAACTGTTTAGTCAAGGAGATGTGAATGCCAAAGCCAGTCAG